The following are encoded together in the Microcaecilia unicolor unplaced genomic scaffold, aMicUni1.1, whole genome shotgun sequence genome:
- the LOC115459747 gene encoding histone H2B type 2-E, protein MPEPAKSAPAPKKGSKKAVSKTQKKDGKKRKRSRKESYAIYVYKVLKQVHPDTGISSKAMNIMNSFVNDIFERIAGEASRLAHYNKRSTITSREIQTAVRLLLPGELAKHAVSEGTKAVTKYTSSK, encoded by the coding sequence ATGCCTGAACCAGCCAAATCTGCTCCCGCGCCCAAAAAGGGATCGAAGAAAGCCGTTAGCAAGACCCAGAAAAAGGACGGCAAAAAgcgcaagagaagcaggaaggagaGTTACGCTATCTACGTGtataaagtactgaagcaggttCATCCCGACACCGGCATTTCATCCAAAGCCATGAATATCATGAATTCCTTCGTGAATGACATCTTTGAGCGCATCGCTGGAGAAGCCTCCCGCCTGGCTCACTATAACAAGCGGTCTACCATCACTTCCAGGGAAATTCAAACCGCAGTGCGTCTGCTGCTACCCGGTGAGCTGGCCAAGCACGCCGTGTCCGAGGGTACCAAGGCCGTCACCAAGTACACCAGCTCCAAGTAA
- the LOC115459738 gene encoding histone H4, whose product MSGRGKGGKGLGKGGAKRHRKVLRDNIQGITKPAIRRLARRGGVKRISGLIYEETRGVLKVFLENVIRDAVTYTEHAKRKTVTAMDVVYALKRQGRTLYGFGG is encoded by the coding sequence ATGTCTGGTCGTGGTAAAGGTGGGAAGGGTTTAGGGAAAGGGGGCGCTAAGCGACATAGGAAGGTGTTACGCGATAACATCCAGGGGATCACAAAGCCCGCTATTCGGCGCCTGGCTCGCCGAGGTGGAGTCAAGCGTATTTCCGGCCTCATCTACGAAGAGACTCGCGGTGTGCTGAAGGTTTTCTTGGAGAATGTTATTCGAGACGCCGTCACCTATACTGAGCACGCCAAGAGAAAGACAGTAACAGCTATGGATGTGGTGTATGCCCTGAAGCGCCAGGGCCGTACCCTGTATGGTTTCGGAGGCTAA